A region from the Tigriopus californicus strain San Diego chromosome 9, Tcal_SD_v2.1, whole genome shotgun sequence genome encodes:
- the LOC131887432 gene encoding uncharacterized protein LOC131887432 → MQLMPGFNLRPPPMHQPADFALSDQCEWPDPIDPDKPDHDWFDFFGFTTTGRQHFFSELIKHISEGCHFMSSCCTLDDVTRSNSGCSKIELRLHHKYETQYKMALSKDEMEITDIQSTDQGSLPQIFVALEPPQKKQRSSRPNTATTRTTRSDTQARDSAPSTSKGKSATGKDKSSQREAPPSQSEDRDDQEDEDPSPTPPSHEDIEDLIFNNILTRHKQPDYRVRFALREHPVPDTAIRMALLTEFTAPPLTIITDGTPTNKYHGPFWNAHVLDIGNPVDTLDNVDQCISSDYIRLQSIRSKL, encoded by the coding sequence ATGCAATTGATGCCCGGCTTCAACTTGAGACCTCCACCGATGCATCAACCAGCTGATTTCGCCCTATCAGACCAATGTGAATGGCCAGACCCTATTGATCCAGACAAGCCAGACCATGATTGGTTCGACTTTTTCGGATTTACAACAACCGGTCGCCAACACTTCTTCTCCGAGCTAATTAAGCACATCAGTGAAGGCTGTCATTTTATGAGCAGCTGTTGCACACTTGACGATGTGACTAGATCTAACTCCGGGTGCTCCAAAATTGAGCTGCGTCTTCACCACAAATACGAGACGCAGTACAAGATGGCACTCTCAAAAGACGAAATGGAGATCACTGACATCCAATCAACGGACCAAGGCTCACTACCGCAAATTTTCGTTGCGTTAGAACCACCTCAGAAGAAACAACGCTCATCGCGACCCAATACTGCCACCACTCGAACTACTCGTTCAGACACACAAGCTCGAGACTCCGCACCAAGCACCAGCAAAGGCAAAAGTGCAACAGGCAAAGACAAATCAAGCCAAAGGGAAGCTCCTCCATCACAATCAGAGGACCGCGACgatcaagaagatgaagaccCTTCACCAACGCCACCTTCACACGAAGACATCGAAGATctcattttcaacaacatcCTCACCAGACACAAACAACCTGACTACAGAGTTCGTTTTGCACTTCGAGAACATCCCGTTCCTGATACCGCTATCAGAATGGCACTTCTCACTGAGTTCACAGCTCCTCCGCTGACGATAATAACCGATGGAACACCGACCAATAAATATCACGGACCATTCTGGAATGCCCACGTTCTAGACATTGGAAATCCTGTGGATACATTGGACAACGTCGATCAATGTATATCATCTGACTATATCAGATTGCAATCTATTcgttcaaaattgtaa